From a single Nothobranchius furzeri strain GRZ-AD chromosome 7, NfurGRZ-RIMD1, whole genome shotgun sequence genomic region:
- the LOC107382430 gene encoding GTPase IMAP family member 4 produces the protein MSSNTKQSSYTMTKSPPASTIIRMVLLGRTGSGKSSTANFILGRKVLDLKVSCASVSQRSHRASGEFRGRQLLLLDTPGVLDTHQTPQEVRRELRRSVSLLFPGPHAFLIVVQIGRFSQVEREAMRHIKEAMGSDALSFSVVVFTHGDRLEEGVSVKHCLIDQCRDLAELVARCGGRYCVFNNQNFKNRDQVAELLTLVEGMMQKNGERCFNSKMLQRAEEELDLQLETEKEEERKKNQALKEWYEKEIEMIQKQTKIEQEELKIKQDLEKEKEEKLAKEWEEALRVEVEEKKSQEVAVLIEMEKRKRLDVQERLDKMTQLLEEQVKREENMRRSLEEKIQREKEENERKEKERELQQIQMEQAIRQREEMERDALQHELDKLCIELKEQSRREEERTRQMEDILRHERQEKQREMDIQLEHLRAEKRRTEAFKRELKLITIKLEQQNGCEERLKKLVEDNLLKENGDWDQDVSSLKRLCGKKCAEMIKERSVEKHLTMASVTGYVQEMGLLGLNAALEKVGSPCCIHL, from the exons ATGTCGTCTAACACCAAGCAGTCCAGCTACACAA TGACAAAGTCCCCACCTGCCTCCACCATCATCCGGATGGTTTTACTAGGAAGGACGGGCAGCGGTAAAAGCTCCACAGCCAACTTCATCCTTGGCCGTAAGGTCTTGGACTTGAAGGTCAGCTGTGCCTCAGTCAGCCAGCGTTCTCACAGAGCCAGTGGAGAGTTTCGTGGGCGACAGCTGCTGTTGCTAGACACTCCTGGGGTCCTGGACACTCATCAAACTCCACAGGAGGTGAGGAGAGAGCTGAGGAGGAGCGTTAGCCTCCTTTTCCCAGGACCACATGCTTTTCTGATCGTTGTTCAAATTGGGAGGTTCTCCCAGGTTGAGAGAGAGGCAATGCGGCACATAAAAGAGGCGATGGGTTCAGATGCTTTGAGTTTCTCTGTGGTGGTTTTCACACATGGAGACCGTCTTGAAGAGGGGGTATCAGTGAAGCATTGTCTGATTGACCAGTGCCGGGACCTGGCTGAGCTAGTGGCCAGATGTGGAGGCAGGTACTGTGTCTTCAACAACCAGAACTTTAAGAACAGGGATCAAGTAGCTGAGCTGCTCACCCTGGTGGAAGGCATGATGCAGAAGAATGGAGAACGATGCTTCAACAGCAAGATGCTCCAAAGAGCTGAAGAAGAACTAGATCTTCAGCTTGAAACTGAGAAGGAAGAGGAGCGTAAGAAAAACCAAGCTTTGAAAGAGTGGTATGAAAAGGAGATAGAGATGATTCAGAAGCAAACCAAGATAGAGCAGGAGGAGCTGAAGATTAAGCAGGATCTggagaaggagaaagaggagaagCTAGCTAAAGAATGGGAGGAAGCCTTAAGAGtagaggtggaggagaagaagTCACAAGAAGTAGCAGTGTTGATAGAGATGGAGAAGAGAAAAAGACTAGATGTTCAGGAGAGGCTGGACAAAATGACTCAATTGTTGGAGGAGCAGGTCAAGCGGGAGGAGAACATGAGGCGGTCGTTGGAGGAAAAGATCCAGAGAGAAAAAGAGGAGAATGAGAGGAAAGAAAAGGAAAGAGAACTTCAGCAAATCCAGATGGAGCAGGCCATCAGGCAGAGAGAAGAGATGGAGAGAGATGCTCTGCAGCATGAGTTGGACAAACTCTGCATTGAGCTAAAGGAGCAAAGCAGGAGGGAGGAGGAGAGAACAAGGCAAATGGAGGACATCCTCAGGCATGAGAGGCAGGAGAAGCAGAGAGAAATGGACATACAGCTGGAACACCTTCGAGCTGAGAAAAGGAGAACTGAGGCCTTCAAGCGGGAGTTAAAACTCATAACAATCAAGCTTGAGCAGCAAAATGGGTGCGAGGAAAGACTGAAGAAGCTGGTGGAAGACAACCTGCTGAAGGAGAATGGAGACTGGGACCAGGACGTCTCCTCACTGAAAAGACTCTGTGGCAAGAAGTGTGCTGAGATGATCAAGGAGAGGTCTGTGGAGAAACACCTCACCATGGCCAGCGTGACTGGATATGTGCAGGAGATGGGACTACTGGGACTGAATGCTGCTCTGGAGAAAGTTGGATCTCCATGCTGTATACA CCTCTGA
- the LOC107382429 gene encoding D(1) dopamine receptor produces MSTHFKCARAHSRKMNNTTGPALVAARSRGEPPAHRALTGCVLALLIIWTILGNLTVCAAVYRYRHLRAKVTNIFVVSLALSDLLVAVLVMPWKAVAEVAGFWPFGVFCKTWLACDIMCSTASILNLCLISVDRYWAISSPFCYERSMNTKVAFVMIGVTWTVSVVISFVPVQLDWHRAEISDTDVQRLAPRDESSDGSCDSSLSRTYAISSSLISFYIPVIIMIVTYTRIYRIAQMQIRVISSLERAAEHAQSCRSHMPELFPHMCSEIGASSYQSHISVHPDSQCPDRSHRELKVSIRKETKVLKTLSIIMGVFVCCWLPFFILNCALPFCTGPGAPGAQRGPYCVSEKTFDVFVWIGWSNSSLNPVIYAFNADFRDAFLRLLRCRGRGFLSAVSAAVETMMASNEVAIQRRDSALKATLGLSTRGSQDSGNTTVTVCYHKGATMEQVMDTEERHDEDKLTQIPK; encoded by the coding sequence ATGTCCACTCACTTCAAGTGCGCTCGTGCGCACAGTCGGAAGATGAATAACACGACCGGTCCGGCGCTGGTCGCAGCGCGCAGCCGGGGAGAGCCACCTGCGCACCGAGCTCTAACGGGATGCGTCCTGGCACTGCTCATTATCTGGACGATTTTAGGGAACCTGACGGTGTGCGCCGCCGTTTATCGCTACCGCCACCTGCGTGCCAAAGTTACCAACATCTTCGTCGTGTCTCTTGCGTTATCGGACCTTCTGGTCGCTGTGTTGGTGATGCCGTGGAAAGCCGTGGCTGAGGTGGCCGGTTTCTGGCCGTTTGGGGTATTCTGTAAGACCTGGCTGGCCTGTGACATCATGTGCTCTACTGCTTCCATCCTGAACCTGTGTTTGATCAGCGTGGACCGGTACTGGGCCATCTCCAGCCCATTCTGCTATGAGAGGAGCATGAACACGAAGGTTGCTTTTGTGATGATCGGGGTGACGTGGACCGTGTCCGTTGTAATCTCCTTCGTTCCCGTGCAGCTGGACTGGCACCGCGCGGAGATCAGTGACACCGATGTGCAGCGTTTGGCTCCACGTGATGAGAGTAGTGACGGGAGCTGCGACTCAAGCCTGAGCCGCACTTACGCAATCTCCTCTTCCCTGATCAGCTTTTACATTCccgtcatcatcatgattgttacctACACCCGCATCTACCGGATCGCCCAGATGCAGATTCGGGTCATATCCTCCCTAGAGCGAGCGGCGGAGCACGCGCAAAGCTGCCGATCCCACATGCCTGAGCTTTTTCCGCACATGTGCTCAGAAATCGGTGCCAGCAGCTATCAGTCTCACATCAGTGTCCATCCGGACTCCCAGTGTCCCGACCGGTCACACCGGGAACTCAAAGTGTCCATCAGAAAAGAGACCAAAGTGCTGAAAACTCTGAGCATCATCATGGGCGTGTTTGTCTGCTGCTGGCTGCCGTTCTTCATCCTGAACTGCGCTCTGCCCTTTTGTACCGGACCAGGGGCCCCGGGGGCCCAGCGTGGCCCCTACTGCGTCAGCGAAAAAACCTTTGACGTGTTTGTGTGGATTGGTTGGAGTAACTCATCTCTTAACCCAGTTATTTACGCCTTCAACGCGGACTTCAGGGACGCCTTCCTGCGCCTGCTGCGCTGCAGGGGTCGGGGGTTCCTGTCCGCGGTGAGCGCAGCGGTGGAGACCATGATGGCGAGCAACGAGGTCGCGATCCAGCGGCGGGACAGCGCCCTGAAGGCCACCCTGGGCCTGTCCACCAGGGGAAGCCAGGACAGCGGGAACACCACGGTCACGGTGTGTTATCACAAAGGAGCCACAATGGAACAGGTGATGGACACCGAGGAGAGACATGATGAGGACAAGCTGACTCAGATACCCAAATAA